The following coding sequences lie in one Ostrea edulis chromosome 8, xbOstEdul1.1, whole genome shotgun sequence genomic window:
- the LOC125663149 gene encoding fibroleukin-like translates to MSFFWLIEIQCTKYFSISQHIKVYKICFPFLVSHIPRDCSAILEGGQTKSGVYKISPLSTRHAICVYCDMETAGGGWTAFQRRLHWSVDFNRPWEDYKIGFGLPGIDYWIGNDEIHLLTKGNDFSLCVVIKLQNGTTLYELYGQFSIADEANKYKLFLGGPTTGTLVVTPSQGPTFPIDFSISSTGDSMFDSSLMNLNGMYFSTLDRDNDNYPNWDCGKGLMGGWWFAYCAHGFLNGVSSPDNFWGSWNPTVPPGSKVNETLMMIKPR, encoded by the exons ATGTCTTTTTTCTGGCtaattgaaatacaatgtaccaaatatttcTCTATAAGTCAACATATTAAGGTATACAAAATATGCTTTCCGTTCCTAGTTTCGCACATTCCGAGGGACTGCAGTGCCATTCTAGAGGGTGGACAGACAAAATCAGGTGTATACAAAATCTCTCCGTTGTCGACGAGACATGCAATTTGTGTATACTGTGACATGGAGACGGCTGGTGGAGGATGGACG GCATTTCAAAGACGACTTCATTGGTCTGTGGATTTTAATCGTCCCTGGGAAGATTACAAGATCGGGTTCGGGTTACCAGGAATTGATTATTGGATCG GAAATGACGAAATCCACCTATTAACAAAGGGGAATGACTTCTCTCTCTGCGTTGTCATCAAGTTACAAAATGGTACAACGCTGTACGAGTTGTATGGCCAGTTCTCTATAGCTGACGAGGCaaacaaatacaaattatttctGGGAGGACCGACAACAGGGACATTAG TTGTGACCCCTTCCCAAGGTCCTACG TTTCCTATTGATTTTTCCATTTCCTCTACAGGTGACAGCATGTTTGACTCGTCTCTGATGAATCTGAATGGAATGTATTTCAGCACGCTGGATCGGGACAACGACAATTACCCTAATTGGGACTGTGGGAAAGGATTGATGGGAGGGTGGTGGTTCGCTTACTGTGCTCACGGATTCCTCAATGGTGTCTCGTCTCCAGACAATTTCTGGGGGTCTTGGAACCCGACAGTTCCTCCTGGTTCAAAGGTGAACGAGACTTTAATGATGATAAAACCTCGATAA